The following proteins are co-located in the Desulfatitalea tepidiphila genome:
- a CDS encoding response regulator, whose translation MKEKRQVLIIDDHPLFREGIKTIISRNGRFEVIDEAGTGREGFEKASQLKPDVVLLDISLPDETGMEVARKIRHHLPHTRIMILSMHSKIDYIVEAFQSGATGYVIKESAAERLAQALEAVASGEYFLDSSISHEVIAKLMNSPVKEAKVSDAGYGKLTSREQEIMRMLAEGASKGQIAEQLCISVKTVENHRANIMRKLDIHSAMELVRYAARLGLIDVDLWKE comes from the coding sequence TTGAAAGAGAAGCGACAAGTTCTGATTATTGACGATCACCCCCTTTTTCGAGAAGGCATCAAGACCATTATTTCGCGCAATGGGAGGTTCGAAGTGATCGACGAGGCCGGCACCGGACGTGAAGGATTTGAAAAAGCCAGCCAGTTGAAACCCGACGTGGTTTTGCTGGATATCTCCCTGCCCGACGAGACCGGCATGGAAGTGGCCCGCAAGATTCGTCATCATCTTCCCCACACGCGCATCATGATACTGAGCATGCACTCCAAAATCGATTACATCGTGGAGGCCTTCCAGTCCGGTGCCACCGGTTACGTCATCAAGGAATCCGCCGCCGAGCGCCTGGCCCAGGCCTTGGAAGCCGTTGCCTCCGGAGAATACTTCCTCGACTCCTCCATTTCCCATGAAGTGATCGCCAAGCTGATGAACTCGCCGGTAAAAGAAGCCAAGGTCAGCGATGCGGGCTACGGCAAGCTCACCTCCCGTGAACAGGAAATCATGCGCATGCTGGCCGAAGGCGCCTCCAAAGGCCAGATTGCCGAGCAACTTTGCATCAGCGTCAAGACGGTCGAGAACCACAGGGCCAACATCATGCGCAAGCTCGATATTCACAGCG
- a CDS encoding PAS domain S-box protein → MRPTPGAYPATAWERLRQLLRKGPSVSDIDGTASETLLAILEENDRLFTAMVDAFDGMIYICSADYHIEYLNDRMIEHLGRDATGDYCFRAFGRSTACPWCINHRIIKGETIRWEVISPIDKRWYLVVNAPIRHIDGTVSKYAMMTDIHDRKENEQELKNHRDHLEDLVKARTAELTFANAQFRLEIEERKEIEKTLRESQERYRSLFDGSKDGIIISDARGRILDANAAATQLTGYDKQDLIHKLIYDLDNTIDQSAYQEYFKRIQSGESFNSEIALQHKNGPIIHAEFSSKKMTFAGIPCIHTTARDITSRRQAEAALRQSETNFRELVQNANSLIIRFDTEGKIKFVNEYAQEFFGYCENEIVGRTLVETILPTVTSNGRSIVEEISDFMLHPEQFKTNELENMRSNGERVWVTWTNRPILNEEGETLEFLWVGVDVTELKQTRRQIHTLTHELIKAQENERYRIARDLHDHIAQDLSSLKIRLQTLFSINPPNNDDSRQQVSDIIAILQRSISDVRNLAYDLRPPGLDQLGLVRTLFLYCEDFAQNNNLKIDFIAAGLDDLNLDEDIQINIYRLIQEALHNVKKHAEAEGVTIRLVASSPNLMLRIIDDGKGFDAKRWRAKSFKEKRMGLQSMVERVNLLDGTIDIRSRIGKGAGIFITIPIKENYLEREATSSDY, encoded by the coding sequence ATGCGTCCAACCCCCGGTGCGTATCCAGCCACCGCCTGGGAACGCTTGCGGCAACTGCTGCGTAAGGGCCCGTCCGTGTCCGACATCGATGGTACGGCATCCGAAACCCTGCTGGCCATTCTCGAAGAAAACGACCGCCTCTTCACTGCTATGGTCGATGCCTTCGACGGCATGATCTACATCTGCTCGGCCGACTATCACATCGAATATCTCAACGATCGCATGATCGAACATCTGGGCCGCGATGCGACGGGCGATTATTGCTTCCGGGCCTTCGGCCGCAGTACGGCCTGCCCCTGGTGCATCAACCACCGCATCATCAAAGGAGAAACCATCCGCTGGGAGGTGATCAGTCCCATCGACAAACGCTGGTATCTGGTGGTCAACGCCCCTATCCGCCATATCGACGGGACGGTGTCCAAGTACGCGATGATGACCGATATTCACGATCGCAAGGAAAACGAACAGGAACTTAAAAACCACCGCGACCACCTGGAAGACCTGGTCAAAGCGCGTACCGCCGAATTGACCTTCGCCAACGCCCAATTCCGTTTGGAAATAGAGGAACGCAAAGAGATCGAAAAGACCCTGCGTGAGAGCCAGGAACGTTATCGAAGCCTGTTCGACGGCTCGAAGGACGGTATTATCATCAGCGATGCCAGAGGCCGAATCCTGGACGCCAACGCCGCAGCCACCCAATTGACCGGCTATGACAAGCAGGACCTGATCCATAAGCTGATTTACGACCTGGATAACACCATCGACCAATCGGCCTACCAGGAGTATTTCAAACGCATCCAGTCCGGTGAATCCTTCAACAGCGAAATCGCCCTCCAACACAAAAACGGTCCTATTATTCACGCGGAATTCAGCAGCAAAAAAATGACCTTTGCCGGGATTCCCTGCATCCACACCACGGCCAGGGACATCACCTCCCGCAGACAGGCGGAGGCTGCTCTGCGCCAAAGCGAAACCAATTTCCGCGAGTTGGTCCAAAACGCCAACAGCCTCATCATCCGATTCGACACCGAGGGAAAAATCAAGTTTGTCAACGAATACGCCCAGGAATTCTTCGGCTACTGTGAAAACGAAATCGTCGGACGGACGCTGGTCGAAACCATCCTGCCCACAGTAACCAGCAACGGCCGCAGCATCGTGGAAGAGATTTCGGATTTCATGCTTCACCCGGAGCAGTTCAAAACCAACGAGTTGGAAAACATGCGGTCCAACGGGGAGCGGGTCTGGGTCACCTGGACCAATCGTCCGATTTTGAACGAAGAGGGTGAAACCCTGGAGTTTCTATGGGTCGGTGTGGACGTCACCGAACTCAAGCAGACCCGCCGGCAGATCCACACACTGACCCACGAACTGATCAAGGCCCAGGAAAACGAGCGCTACCGCATTGCCCGTGATCTGCATGACCACATTGCCCAGGACCTCTCTTCTTTAAAAATCCGCCTGCAAACCCTATTCAGCATCAATCCTCCGAACAACGACGACTCCCGGCAACAGGTCAGCGACATTATCGCGATCCTGCAGCGATCCATTTCCGATGTGCGCAACCTGGCCTACGATCTGCGTCCCCCGGGCCTGGACCAGCTCGGACTGGTGCGGACGCTATTTCTTTACTGCGAAGATTTCGCCCAGAACAATAACCTGAAAATCGACTTCATCGCCGCCGGTCTCGACGATCTCAACTTGGACGAAGACATCCAGATCAACATCTACCGCCTGATCCAGGAGGCGCTTCATAACGTCAAAAAGCACGCCGAGGCCGAAGGGGTCACCATTCGACTGGTGGCGTCTTCGCCCAACCTCATGCTGCGCATTATCGATGATGGCAAAGGCTTCGATGCCAAGCGCTGGCGGGCAAAATCCTTCAAGGAAAAGCGAATGGGCCTGCAAAGCATGGTCGAACGAGTCAACCTCCTCGACGGCACCATCGACATTCGATCGCGAATCGGTAAAGGGGCCGGAATATTCATCACCATTCCGATCAAGGAGAATTATCTTGAAAGAGAAGCGACAAGTTCTGATTATTGA